From the Desulfobacterales bacterium genome, one window contains:
- a CDS encoding peptidylprolyl isomerase — translation MATLLYSNLYEFIDRNGGCMTKAAARHILVDTQAACEEIKMKIENGSAFADMAKEFSKCPSGQCGGDLGEFYPGQMVKEFDQVVFNEEVGKVHGPIKTQFGFHLVEITSRSE, via the coding sequence GTGGCAACGTTGTTATACTCAAATTTATATGAATTTATTGACAGGAATGGAGGATGCATGACTAAAGCGGCGGCTCGTCATATTTTGGTGGATACTCAGGCAGCATGTGAAGAAATTAAAATGAAAATTGAAAACGGATCCGCTTTTGCCGATATGGCCAAGGAATTTTCAAAATGCCCTTCAGGGCAGTGTGGCGGTGACCTGGGTGAGTTTTATCCGGGGCAGATGGTCAAAGAATTTGATCAGGTAGTATTCAATGAGGAAGTCGGGAAGGTTCATGGCCCCATCAAGACCCAGTTCGGGTTTCACCTGGTTGAGATTACAAGCCGCAGTGAATGA
- a CDS encoding outer membrane beta-barrel protein, whose product MNRKFMGLIVFLVIMLQFSLTFGADGPYVSVNLGVNVLSESDLTTNFGPAQLDYDLGFTPGLSLGQDYGNIRIEAEISYLKNGYDKIKPAGNLLNSDGDVETWVFMLNGFYDFENSSPFTPYAGGGIGFAQIDINDFSVYNHTVGNDEDTVFAYQLGAGINYEISESISLDLSYKYLVTDDPELMIRGNDPTFTVTESEYKTHRICAGIRVSY is encoded by the coding sequence ATGAACAGAAAGTTTATGGGATTAATTGTATTTTTAGTTATTATGCTGCAATTTTCTTTAACATTCGGAGCAGATGGACCGTACGTAAGTGTTAATTTAGGCGTAAATGTTTTGAGCGAATCTGATTTAACGACTAACTTCGGTCCGGCACAATTAGATTATGATTTAGGTTTTACGCCGGGGCTCTCCCTGGGTCAGGATTATGGAAATATTCGGATTGAAGCGGAAATAAGCTATCTGAAAAACGGCTATGACAAAATAAAACCTGCAGGAAACTTGCTGAATTCTGACGGTGATGTTGAGACCTGGGTTTTTATGTTGAATGGTTTTTATGACTTTGAAAACAGCTCCCCATTCACCCCATATGCAGGTGGCGGAATAGGCTTTGCACAAATTGATATTAATGACTTTTCTGTTTACAATCACACTGTCGGCAATGACGAAGATACGGTATTTGCCTACCAGCTCGGCGCTGGAATAAATTATGAAATTTCCGAATCCATATCCCTGGACTTGAGTTATAAATATTTAGTAACCGATGACCCTGAGCTCATGATACGTGGTAATGACCCTACCTTCACTGTAACCGAATCGGAATATAAAACGCATAGAATTTGTGCCGGAATCCGGGTCAGTTATTAA
- a CDS encoding radical SAM protein, whose amino-acid sequence MNPSDYFKNRLIEANRQEYGQNYNGLKWLSVDEDRAAEERRSGILSDLRDRVKFGFKEAKLDCTRMSPGCEICGQGVWSCLFINGKCNCHCFYCPAEQNEIDVPTTNSVQFLTPSDYVDYIEKFQFKGVSISGGEPLLTFDRSLSYLAAVKKKFGGDIYTWLYTNGTLATPDMFLKLRDAGLDEIRFDIGAAHYSLEKAASAVGVIPHVTVEIPAVPEAFEQMKLKILEMKDAGINFLNLHQLRLTPHNFKQLARRGYTFLHGEKVTVLESELVALDMIRFAKDSGIDLPINYCSFVYQNRFQKAAMRKRSAQWTKKSHEDITENGYIRALCLTGNPDMLKTQAVRFQEGGFAKTLWSISTDKLYFSGHLWPWVNFDGLSLRVSYFEAKILPSMTYRNFFVAVPLNSEMKIVVEKMRVSRELELSREEQLAFERQIIRRQAQTDMDGVDSLRWPEVLGFEIIESGLQAYF is encoded by the coding sequence ATGAACCCATCGGATTATTTTAAAAACCGGCTCATTGAAGCCAACCGGCAGGAATACGGCCAGAATTATAATGGGCTGAAATGGCTCTCTGTTGACGAGGACCGGGCGGCTGAAGAACGCCGCAGCGGGATTCTTTCCGATCTTCGAGACAGGGTGAAATTCGGCTTCAAGGAAGCCAAACTCGATTGTACCCGGATGTCACCGGGGTGCGAGATCTGCGGCCAGGGCGTATGGTCCTGCCTGTTTATCAACGGTAAATGCAACTGCCACTGTTTTTACTGCCCGGCCGAGCAAAACGAGATCGATGTGCCGACCACCAATTCCGTTCAATTTCTCACCCCTTCGGATTATGTGGATTACATCGAAAAATTTCAATTCAAGGGCGTGAGCATCAGCGGCGGTGAGCCGCTGCTGACTTTTGACCGGAGCCTGAGTTATCTGGCCGCGGTCAAGAAAAAATTCGGAGGCGATATATATACCTGGCTTTACACCAACGGAACCCTGGCAACGCCGGATATGTTTTTAAAGCTCAGGGACGCGGGCCTGGACGAAATCCGGTTTGATATCGGTGCCGCCCATTACAGTCTGGAAAAAGCAGCATCCGCCGTGGGTGTCATTCCGCATGTTACCGTAGAGATTCCGGCGGTGCCTGAAGCCTTCGAGCAAATGAAGCTTAAAATTCTGGAAATGAAGGATGCCGGAATCAACTTTCTGAATTTGCATCAGCTTCGGCTCACTCCCCATAATTTCAAGCAGCTTGCACGGAGAGGCTACACGTTTTTGCACGGAGAAAAGGTCACGGTGCTTGAATCCGAACTTGTTGCCCTGGATATGATTCGCTTCGCAAAGGATAGCGGCATTGATCTTCCGATCAATTATTGCTCGTTTGTTTACCAGAACCGGTTCCAGAAGGCAGCGATGCGAAAGCGAAGCGCTCAATGGACGAAGAAAAGCCATGAAGACATCACGGAAAACGGTTATATCCGGGCCCTTTGCCTGACGGGTAACCCGGATATGCTCAAAACCCAGGCGGTGCGTTTTCAGGAAGGCGGTTTCGCAAAGACGCTTTGGTCGATTTCCACTGACAAACTGTATTTCAGCGGGCATCTGTGGCCATGGGTGAATTTTGATGGTCTTTCGTTGCGGGTCAGTTATTTTGAAGCCAAAATTCTGCCTTCCATGACCTATCGGAACTTTTTTGTTGCGGTCCCCCTGAACAGCGAGATGAAAATCGTGGTTGAAAAGATGCGGGTGAGCCGGGAATTGGAACTTTCCCGTGAAGAGCAACTTGCCTTTGAAAGGCAGATTATCCGGCGCCAAGCGCAGACAGACATGGATGGCGTGGATAGTTTAAGGTGGCCTGAAGTTCTGGGCTTTGAGATCATTGAATCCGGATTGCAGGCATATTTCTGA
- a CDS encoding NAD(P)-dependent oxidoreductase: MKIVLLEPLFVPDPALERLSDSFRADGHKFVSYATREEDDEIILSRAADADIVMIGNLPLSGQVICGLRKLKMISVAFTGVDHVALDACRARGITVCNCAGYSTDSVAELSFGLMIAVLRNLVQCDRATREGKTRAGLIGHDLSGKTLGIIGTGAIGLRVAQIGKAFGCRLLACSRSQRIEAVNLGVRYVFFDELLEASDIVTLHVPLTDETGGMISREKIALMKSSAILINTSRGPVVDNIALADALEKGEIAGAGIDVFDIEPPLNPQDPLLKQKKAVFAPHVAFATWEAFDRRATLAVNNVTQWLNGTPVNMID; this comes from the coding sequence ATGAAAATCGTATTGCTCGAGCCCCTGTTTGTGCCTGATCCGGCGCTTGAACGGCTATCTGATTCATTCCGGGCAGATGGCCACAAATTCGTTTCGTATGCTACCCGCGAAGAGGATGATGAAATCATCCTGAGCCGGGCAGCGGATGCGGATATTGTCATGATCGGCAATCTGCCACTGTCGGGCCAGGTGATTTGCGGGTTACGAAAATTGAAAATGATTTCCGTCGCATTTACCGGGGTGGATCATGTGGCGCTGGATGCGTGCAGGGCACGGGGCATTACGGTATGCAACTGCGCAGGATATTCGACGGACTCGGTTGCCGAGCTATCCTTTGGTCTGATGATCGCTGTCCTGCGCAATCTGGTGCAGTGTGATCGGGCCACCCGTGAAGGAAAAACACGGGCGGGTTTGATCGGGCATGATCTCAGCGGGAAAACACTGGGAATTATAGGGACCGGCGCTATCGGACTTCGGGTGGCTCAAATCGGAAAGGCCTTTGGCTGCAGACTGCTTGCCTGCAGTCGAAGCCAAAGGATCGAGGCGGTAAATCTGGGCGTTCGGTATGTTTTTTTCGATGAACTCCTGGAAGCAAGTGATATCGTTACCCTTCATGTGCCGCTGACAGATGAAACCGGCGGGATGATCAGCCGGGAGAAAATAGCGTTGATGAAATCCTCCGCCATTTTGATCAATACCTCACGCGGTCCGGTAGTCGATAATATTGCACTGGCGGATGCATTGGAAAAGGGTGAGATCGCCGGTGCCGGGATCGATGTTTTTGATATCGAGCCGCCATTGAATCCGCAAGATCCTCTGCTGAAACAGAAAAAAGCGGTGTTTGCGCCTCATGTGGCGTTTGCGACATGGGAGGCCTTTGACAGACGGGCGACGCTGGCGGTTAATAATGTGACGCAATGGCTGAACGGCACGCCGGTAAATATGATCGATTAA
- the malQ gene encoding 4-alpha-glucanotransferase, with product MTKRSSGILLHITSLPSDFGIGDLGPGAYGFADFLAQTRQSVWQLLPLNPVEVVHGCSPYYSTSAFAGNELLISPEFLVRDGLLKQSELDSRPQFPKDRVDFKKTVSFKKHLLELAYERFKTLESHADFDRFCRYHAGWLDDFSLFTVLRSHFRGKIWAEWPAPLRDRLPGSLEVAAIKLADALNREKFFQYMFHLQWTRLKRYCNLKRIQLLGDIPIYMPYDSADLWIHPDIFKLDEHKKPIAVSGVPPDYFSRTGQLWGHPVYNWTALIQLGYSWWIHRIRHNLALYDRIRIDHFRGFCACWEVPASELTAQNGKWVDTPGIDFFNQLIRIFPCLPVIAEDLGTITADVRELMHQFGFPGMKILEFAFGDDFPASAYMPHNLPKHCVVYTGTHDNDTVRGWFEDPENSLQRLNLYRYLGRKVPVEEIHREMIRMAMMSTADLSIIPMQDILGMGTHARMNQPARKTGNWQWRLCSDQITPETIDMLLEMTHIYERV from the coding sequence ATGACAAAAAGATCCAGCGGCATTCTTCTGCATATTACGTCTCTGCCTTCTGACTTTGGAATCGGGGATCTGGGGCCGGGAGCCTATGGGTTTGCCGATTTTCTGGCTCAAACGCGCCAGAGCGTCTGGCAGCTCCTGCCGCTGAATCCCGTTGAGGTTGTTCATGGCTGCTCGCCGTATTACAGCACGTCAGCCTTCGCGGGCAATGAGCTGCTCATCAGCCCGGAGTTTCTGGTCAGAGACGGACTGCTCAAACAATCAGAGCTTGATTCCCGTCCGCAATTTCCAAAGGACCGGGTTGATTTCAAAAAGACGGTCTCGTTTAAGAAACACCTTCTTGAACTGGCTTACGAACGGTTTAAAACCCTGGAAAGCCATGCGGATTTTGACCGCTTCTGCCGATATCATGCCGGCTGGCTGGATGATTTTTCGCTGTTTACTGTTCTGCGATCTCATTTCCGGGGTAAAATATGGGCTGAGTGGCCGGCTCCGCTTCGTGACCGACTTCCCGGCTCTCTTGAGGTAGCCGCAATCAAACTGGCGGACGCTTTAAACAGGGAAAAATTTTTCCAGTATATGTTTCATCTGCAATGGACCCGTCTGAAACGATACTGCAACCTCAAACGCATTCAACTGCTGGGAGATATCCCCATTTACATGCCATATGACAGTGCGGATCTGTGGATTCATCCGGACATATTCAAGCTGGACGAACACAAAAAGCCGATAGCCGTATCCGGCGTGCCGCCGGATTATTTCAGCCGGACCGGTCAGCTGTGGGGCCATCCGGTTTATAACTGGACGGCACTGATACAACTCGGGTACAGCTGGTGGATTCACCGGATACGTCACAATCTGGCATTATATGATCGGATCAGGATTGATCATTTCCGCGGATTCTGCGCCTGCTGGGAAGTCCCCGCCAGTGAATTAACGGCCCAAAACGGGAAATGGGTTGACACGCCGGGAATTGATTTTTTCAATCAGCTGATCCGAATCTTTCCCTGTCTGCCCGTGATTGCCGAAGATCTGGGGACCATCACCGCTGATGTCCGGGAACTCATGCATCAGTTTGGATTCCCGGGCATGAAAATTCTCGAATTTGCATTTGGAGATGATTTTCCTGCCAGTGCTTATATGCCGCACAACCTTCCGAAGCACTGCGTAGTCTATACAGGAACCCATGACAACGATACCGTCAGGGGCTGGTTTGAAGATCCGGAAAACAGCCTCCAGCGGCTGAACCTGTATCGCTACCTCGGAAGAAAAGTGCCTGTAGAGGAAATTCACCGTGAAATGATCCGGATGGCCATGATGTCGACTGCTGACCTGTCAATTATCCCCATGCAGGATATTCTGGGAATGGGAACCCATGCCCGAATGAATCAACCCGCACGGAAAACCGGCAACTGGCAATGGCGCCTTTGCTCCGATCAGATTACCCCGGAGACCATCGATATGCTGCTTGAAATGACTCATATCTATGAACGGGTGTAG
- a CDS encoding SUMF1/EgtB/PvdO family nonheme iron enzyme produces the protein MGLNDYSKTIKEIEHLAQQQQYKQAVRLLSFTLQHALTRLYDHIKRNASADDLKRLLAAEESISNGKEPFGQFSLDQIISFFNRIEIPGLAEPLTDRPLMVSQHLPLKRFRDFINLYARSNLVPDKEELPGLIESLKKFVSETGLATRRIDSGADAAIQGESASVDIPSLICPSCGESVEKGWSICPCCETSLIRQLICPECKKTVKEHWKRCPVCLTRLVCQSCGQRLVQTGKNCPGCGAQLTDSPAVASQLIEPVTGMEFIFVTGGSFMMGDAFEEGLADEIPLHHVQLDGFYMGRYPVTQGQWKNVMKHNPSFFDRGDAYPVEQVSLPEVNTFLDKLAELNHGRYPFSLPTEAQWEYAARSGGKKEKYAGGDNIDGLAWYTENSKGSTHPVGKKNPNGRGLYDMSGNVWEWCRDIFSNNAYTDHAPVNPVYTENGSDHLEHVIRGGSWNLDAWSCRCSRRFGYSPEFMGPGLGFRLVTR, from the coding sequence ATGGGTTTAAACGATTATTCCAAAACCATCAAAGAAATTGAACATCTTGCTCAGCAGCAACAATACAAACAGGCTGTGCGGCTGCTAAGTTTCACACTGCAACACGCGCTGACACGACTGTACGATCATATCAAACGCAATGCATCCGCAGATGATCTGAAGCGGCTTCTGGCAGCGGAAGAAAGCATATCGAACGGAAAAGAACCCTTCGGGCAGTTTTCTCTTGATCAGATCATCTCTTTTTTTAACCGGATTGAAATCCCGGGTCTGGCCGAACCATTAACGGACCGGCCACTCATGGTTTCTCAGCACCTGCCGCTGAAACGGTTCCGGGATTTCATCAACCTGTACGCCCGTTCGAATCTGGTGCCGGACAAAGAGGAACTGCCCGGGCTGATCGAAAGTCTTAAAAAATTCGTTTCAGAAACCGGTCTGGCAACCCGCCGGATCGATTCCGGGGCAGATGCAGCGATTCAAGGCGAATCAGCCTCTGTTGATATCCCCTCACTGATCTGCCCGTCATGCGGAGAATCTGTTGAAAAAGGCTGGAGCATTTGCCCGTGCTGCGAAACATCCCTCATCAGACAGCTTATCTGCCCCGAATGCAAAAAAACCGTCAAAGAGCATTGGAAACGCTGCCCCGTATGCTTAACACGGCTGGTATGCCAATCTTGCGGCCAGCGGCTTGTTCAAACCGGAAAAAATTGTCCCGGATGCGGCGCACAGCTTACGGACTCCCCCGCAGTTGCTTCACAACTCATCGAACCGGTTACCGGAATGGAATTTATCTTCGTAACCGGCGGTTCATTTATGATGGGAGATGCGTTCGAAGAAGGGCTGGCTGATGAAATACCGCTTCATCATGTGCAGCTTGACGGCTTTTATATGGGCAGGTATCCGGTTACCCAGGGGCAATGGAAAAACGTAATGAAACACAACCCGTCCTTTTTCGACAGGGGAGATGCCTATCCGGTGGAACAGGTGTCCCTGCCGGAGGTTAATACGTTTCTGGACAAACTGGCGGAACTGAACCACGGCAGGTATCCATTCAGTCTGCCCACCGAAGCTCAGTGGGAATATGCGGCCCGAAGCGGGGGAAAAAAAGAAAAATATGCCGGCGGGGATAACATCGACGGGCTGGCATGGTATACGGAAAACAGTAAGGGATCCACCCATCCGGTCGGAAAGAAAAATCCCAACGGACGGGGACTCTACGATATGAGCGGCAATGTGTGGGAGTGGTGCCGGGATATATTTTCGAATAATGCCTATACCGATCATGCACCCGTTAATCCCGTATACACGGAAAACGGATCAGACCACCTGGAGCATGTGATCCGGGGCGGAAGCTGGAATCTGGATGCCTGGAGCTGCAGATGCTCCCGCCGCTTTGGCTACTCACCGGAGTTCATGGGTCCGGGACTCGGGTTCCGGCTGGTGACCAGATGA
- a CDS encoding tetratricopeptide repeat protein, protein MKSDHIKKQTAFFIAAAACIAGFLGGIVYSAFNTDPYMPGAVSEIPQQAVLQPVLPQSRVSVDMAEQIRSLEDETVNHPDDPRLWTGLGHMYFDTLQYQKAIDAYTRSLGYEPDNADVLTDLGVMYRKIGKPDKAIESFDKAVAVDPRHEIARFDKGIVLMHDLNDIPGAIDVWQSLVDINPMAMAPNGESVKMMLKNLKKRLASD, encoded by the coding sequence ATGAAATCTGACCATATAAAGAAGCAAACCGCATTTTTTATAGCCGCTGCCGCATGTATTGCCGGTTTTTTGGGAGGAATTGTGTATTCCGCATTCAATACGGATCCATATATGCCGGGGGCCGTTTCCGAAATACCGCAACAGGCGGTGCTGCAACCGGTGCTGCCGCAAAGCCGGGTGTCCGTTGATATGGCCGAGCAGATACGCAGTCTTGAGGATGAAACCGTAAATCATCCGGATGATCCCCGGTTGTGGACCGGTTTAGGGCACATGTATTTTGACACCTTGCAGTATCAGAAGGCGATCGATGCGTATACCCGATCTCTGGGTTATGAGCCGGATAATGCCGATGTGTTGACTGATCTGGGCGTCATGTACCGAAAAATCGGCAAACCGGATAAGGCGATCGAATCCTTTGATAAAGCCGTTGCCGTGGATCCGAGGCATGAAATCGCAAGATTTGATAAAGGGATTGTGCTGATGCACGATCTGAATGACATACCCGGAGCCATCGATGTCTGGCAGAGTCTGGTTGACATCAATCCGATGGCAATGGCTCCGAATGGAGAATCCGTGAAAATGATGCTGAAGAATTTGAAAAAGCGTCTGGCATCTGACTGA
- a CDS encoding bifunctional proline dehydrogenase/L-glutamate gamma-semialdehyde dehydrogenase → MNPANDHSLLKDTIELAESWQKRANELITPFEKRYQKQLSRLLSHPADKVTLTRLIDQSFRSKNAKRTARNLHHLFSRYGIPDFFYPVEKILLYLFLAFGRHLPKIVIPVIIDKMRQYSSRMIVPGESDFFHAHLRKRKRQGLKMNINHLGEAVLGEDEAFRRIQDYIHDLKDPDIETVSVKISTIYSQIHSLAFNHAVEILCRRLSLLYQTASEHVFTPKDGNPVSKFVYLDMEEFRDLSITTAAFMRTLDQKEFLTCNAGIVLQAYLPDSFNFMKQLTQWAMKRSERGGSPIRIRIVKGANLAMEQVESSLHNWPLATYDNKQDVDANYKRMVQFGMQPDHIQSVHLGIASHNLFDLAYAWQLARRYDVTPYMNFEMLEGMADHVRRAISEQTGEVLLYAPVAGREEFINAIAYLIRRLDENTGPENFLRYSPDLQPDSCQWRLLKDQFLTACAHTVNVSEQSHRIQDRNSEIFPERLTSFHSGEFTNEPDTDWSLANNRNWAEQIRKKWKKSDKDDPVQIPLVIGEKEIYQNRTTRDCIDPSQLPEQICIATWRLATEEDIDQAVDIAKTDLDGWRKLPLKLRHQILSDVAMTLRKSRADLIGAAAANTAKLLTESDPEVSEAIDFTEYYPLSAREFTKIPTITSSGRGVCVVISPWNFPIAIPCGGIVAALSAGNTVIFKPSSDAVLVGWILCQAFWKAGISRNVLQFLPCSGSQTGNHLTGHPGVDAVILTGGTETAMRMLEHHPGMVLSAETGGKNATIVTACSDRDQAIRHVINSAFGNTGQKCSATSLLILEKEVYEDEHFKAQLIDAAKSVPAGSAWEFESRMGPLIRPPAGALERALTRLEPQETWALKPEMAEDNPHLWTPGIKWDVQPGSYTHMTEFFGPLLGVMRADDLEHAIRLVNMTGYGLTSGLESLDFREQDVWKASIKAGNLYINRGTTGAITLRQPFGGMGKSAIGPAIKTGSPNYVSAFMTFEDTAMPQTHAILKDHPLLQIALRWQQKLNWGQLEKFETDLRKTIRAIKSYLYHAGQEFDREKDYFHLRGQDNLFRYLPLGTIVIRVHGQDTVFDTLARIAAVRIAGSIPILSIPKDLNAGITEFLDTVEGRHFSENMPVRRQSDQQLIATMSIADRFRYAAPDRVPEPVLKAAALAGFYIASAPVLMEGRIELLHYYLNQSVCVDYHRYGNLGERAQ, encoded by the coding sequence ATGAATCCGGCAAATGATCATTCTCTGCTGAAAGATACCATAGAGCTGGCCGAATCCTGGCAGAAACGGGCCAATGAATTGATTACGCCTTTTGAAAAAAGATACCAGAAACAGCTCAGCAGGCTCCTGTCACATCCGGCAGACAAGGTCACATTAACCCGTCTCATCGATCAGAGCTTTCGCAGCAAAAACGCGAAACGAACGGCCCGCAATCTTCATCACCTGTTTAGCCGCTATGGAATCCCCGATTTTTTCTATCCGGTTGAAAAAATTCTTCTGTATCTGTTTCTGGCCTTTGGCAGACATCTTCCGAAAATTGTGATTCCCGTAATAATCGACAAAATGAGGCAATACAGCAGCCGGATGATTGTTCCCGGAGAAAGTGACTTTTTTCATGCACATCTCAGGAAGCGAAAACGCCAGGGACTTAAGATGAACATCAATCATCTGGGTGAGGCGGTATTGGGAGAAGACGAAGCGTTCCGAAGGATTCAAGACTATATCCACGATCTGAAGGACCCTGATATTGAAACCGTATCCGTTAAAATTTCTACCATATACTCTCAGATTCATTCCCTGGCGTTTAACCATGCCGTCGAGATTCTCTGCCGCCGGTTATCCCTCCTGTATCAGACCGCATCCGAGCATGTGTTTACGCCCAAAGACGGCAATCCAGTTTCCAAATTTGTCTATCTGGATATGGAGGAATTCCGGGATCTGAGCATTACCACCGCCGCGTTTATGCGAACCCTGGACCAGAAAGAGTTTTTAACCTGCAACGCCGGCATCGTGCTCCAGGCCTACCTGCCGGATTCTTTCAATTTTATGAAACAGCTGACCCAATGGGCCATGAAGCGTAGCGAACGGGGCGGATCACCCATTCGAATCCGGATCGTCAAGGGAGCCAATCTGGCAATGGAACAGGTTGAATCCTCATTGCATAACTGGCCCCTGGCTACTTACGACAACAAACAGGATGTGGATGCCAATTACAAACGGATGGTTCAATTTGGTATGCAGCCGGACCATATCCAGAGCGTTCATTTGGGTATTGCCTCCCACAACCTGTTTGATCTGGCCTATGCCTGGCAACTGGCCCGCCGGTATGACGTAACGCCCTATATGAATTTCGAAATGCTCGAAGGCATGGCCGACCATGTCAGAAGAGCCATTTCGGAACAAACCGGCGAGGTGCTTTTATATGCACCGGTTGCCGGCCGGGAGGAATTTATCAACGCCATTGCATATCTGATCCGACGTCTGGATGAAAATACCGGGCCGGAGAACTTTCTCCGGTATTCACCGGATTTACAACCGGACTCGTGCCAATGGCGGCTTCTTAAAGACCAGTTTTTAACTGCCTGCGCCCATACGGTAAACGTTTCGGAGCAGTCCCATCGGATTCAGGACCGGAACAGCGAAATTTTTCCGGAGCGTTTAACGTCATTTCACTCAGGAGAATTTACCAATGAACCTGACACGGACTGGTCCCTGGCAAACAACCGGAACTGGGCGGAACAAATCCGTAAAAAATGGAAAAAATCCGATAAGGATGATCCCGTCCAGATCCCGCTGGTCATCGGGGAAAAAGAGATTTACCAAAACCGGACAACCCGGGACTGCATAGACCCGTCCCAGCTTCCGGAGCAAATCTGTATCGCTACCTGGCGTCTGGCAACTGAGGAAGATATCGATCAGGCGGTTGACATCGCAAAAACCGACCTGGACGGCTGGAGAAAGCTGCCCCTGAAACTACGGCACCAGATATTGTCCGATGTGGCCATGACGCTTCGAAAATCCCGGGCGGATCTGATCGGAGCCGCGGCCGCCAATACGGCAAAACTCCTGACCGAGTCTGATCCGGAAGTCTCTGAAGCAATTGATTTCACGGAATACTATCCGCTTTCCGCAAGGGAGTTTACAAAAATCCCCACAATCACATCCTCCGGCAGGGGCGTATGCGTTGTTATTTCCCCATGGAATTTTCCGATTGCCATCCCCTGCGGCGGGATTGTTGCCGCTCTGAGCGCGGGAAATACCGTCATTTTCAAACCTTCATCCGATGCGGTCCTGGTCGGCTGGATTCTGTGTCAGGCCTTCTGGAAAGCAGGGATATCCCGCAACGTTCTTCAGTTTCTGCCATGCAGCGGTTCACAAACCGGCAATCATCTCACTGGCCATCCGGGTGTGGATGCGGTGATTTTGACCGGTGGAACCGAAACGGCCATGCGCATGCTTGAACACCATCCCGGCATGGTTCTGTCCGCCGAAACCGGAGGGAAAAATGCTACGATTGTCACGGCATGTTCAGACCGGGACCAGGCGATCCGCCATGTGATCAATTCCGCTTTTGGCAACACCGGTCAGAAATGCTCAGCCACATCGCTTCTGATTCTCGAAAAGGAGGTGTATGAAGACGAGCATTTCAAAGCCCAGCTCATCGATGCTGCCAAAAGCGTTCCAGCCGGCTCTGCCTGGGAATTTGAAAGCCGGATGGGGCCGTTGATCCGGCCCCCGGCAGGTGCTCTGGAACGCGCATTGACGAGACTGGAACCGCAGGAAACCTGGGCGCTGAAACCGGAAATGGCGGAAGACAACCCCCACCTGTGGACACCCGGGATAAAATGGGATGTGCAGCCGGGTTCGTATACCCATATGACCGAATTTTTCGGTCCCCTTCTGGGTGTCATGCGGGCGGATGATCTGGAACACGCCATCCGGCTGGTCAATATGACCGGATACGGACTGACCTCCGGCCTCGAAAGTCTGGATTTTCGGGAACAGGATGTGTGGAAAGCATCGATTAAAGCCGGCAATCTGTATATCAACCGGGGAACAACCGGCGCCATAACCTTGCGGCAGCCATTTGGCGGAATGGGAAAATCGGCCATCGGTCCGGCCATCAAAACCGGTTCTCCCAATTATGTATCCGCGTTCATGACATTTGAAGACACTGCAATGCCGCAAACCCATGCCATCTTAAAGGATCATCCGCTGCTGCAGATAGCGCTCCGGTGGCAGCAGAAACTGAACTGGGGTCAACTCGAAAAATTCGAAACAGATCTTCGAAAAACCATCCGTGCCATCAAAAGCTATCTGTATCATGCCGGGCAGGAATTTGATCGGGAGAAAGACTATTTTCATCTGAGAGGTCAGGACAACCTTTTCCGGTATCTTCCTTTGGGCACCATCGTGATCAGAGTCCATGGTCAGGATACCGTATTTGACACCCTGGCCAGAATCGCCGCAGTCAGGATTGCCGGGAGCATCCCCATTCTCAGCATACCGAAAGATCTGAACGCAGGGATAACCGAATTTCTCGATACCGTTGAAGGACGCCATTTTTCAGAGAATATGCCGGTTCGGCGTCAATCGGATCAGCAGCTCATCGCCACGATGTCCATTGCCGACCGTTTCCGATATGCAGCTCCCGACCGCGTGCCGGAGCCGGTTCTTAAAGCCGCCGCCCTGGCGGGATTTTACATTGCCAGCGCGCCGGTTCTGATGGAAGGCCGGATCGAACTGCTTCATTATTATCTGAATCAGAGCGTGTGCGTCGATTATCACCGATACGGCAACCTGGGTGAACGGGCACAGTAG